From a single Micromonospora pallida genomic region:
- a CDS encoding ABC transporter ATP-binding protein: MTSGHPALALRGLAKRFDSKVAVAGVDLDVPAGSFYGLLGPNGAGKTTTLSMAVGLLRPDAGGAWVLGHDVWRDPVTAKQLLGVMPDGVRLFDRLSGAELLAYHGLLRGMDPAVVDQRAAELLDVLALHDAGRTLVVDYSAGMKKKIGLACALLHGPRLLVLDEPFEAVDPVSAALIRDILHRYVVGGGTVVFSSHVMEVVERLCSHVAILAEGTIKRVGTLDEVRGQRSLEEVFVEVVGGRTATGEELSWLSR; this comes from the coding sequence ATGACTTCTGGGCACCCGGCCCTCGCCCTGCGCGGCCTGGCCAAACGGTTCGACAGCAAGGTGGCGGTGGCGGGCGTCGACCTGGACGTCCCGGCCGGGTCGTTCTACGGGCTGCTCGGCCCGAACGGTGCCGGCAAGACCACCACCCTGTCGATGGCCGTGGGCCTGCTCCGCCCCGACGCGGGTGGCGCCTGGGTGCTCGGGCACGACGTCTGGCGCGACCCGGTCACCGCCAAGCAGCTGCTCGGGGTGATGCCGGACGGCGTCCGCCTCTTCGACCGGCTCAGCGGCGCGGAGCTGCTGGCGTACCACGGTCTGTTGCGGGGCATGGACCCGGCGGTGGTCGACCAGCGCGCGGCGGAGCTGCTCGACGTGCTCGCGTTGCACGACGCCGGCCGGACCCTGGTAGTCGACTACTCGGCCGGCATGAAGAAGAAGATCGGACTGGCCTGCGCCCTGCTGCACGGCCCCCGGCTGCTGGTGCTGGACGAGCCGTTCGAGGCGGTAGACCCGGTCTCGGCGGCGCTGATCCGCGACATCCTGCACCGGTACGTCGTCGGTGGCGGGACGGTGGTCTTCTCCAGCCACGTGATGGAGGTCGTGGAGCGGCTCTGCTCGCACGTGGCGATCCTCGCCGAGGGAACGATCAAACGCGTCGGCACCCTCGACGAGGTACGCGGGCAACGCTCGCTGGAGGAGGTCTTCGTGGAGGTGGTCGGCGGCCGTACCGCGACGGGTGAGGAGTTGTCGTGGCTGTCGCGGTGA